In Dermacentor variabilis isolate Ectoservices chromosome 1, ASM5094787v1, whole genome shotgun sequence, the genomic stretch TAAACAAGGTACCTCAATAACGTTCACCGAGGGCCCCGAGGGCACCGAGGAATTCCACTACGAACCTCGTATAACACATTAATAAACAGCCTAGACTAAAGGTTCAGTAATTACTTACAATGCTTCTAATTCGGCTTGAAACGTTTAAGTTTCGCCCCACATTGCACTTGACGGGCCCCCTGTTTTCGCTGAGCTTGAGCTTGGTGTGTTGTATACAGTTCGTTTAGTCTGGGAAACATCGCGAAAAACGACAGTATGATATTCTGGAACGCCCGAATAAGTAATTGTCTGCAAAAGCTGTAATTAACCTATACAGACTAAACGTTTATCGTTCATTGTTCACAATATACTTCCTGCTTTAGCGAAATATAAACAACGTACTTAGCATAGTTCGCCCAGGAGACCGGTAAAACTGACTATATGCCTCGTAAAGTGAATATTCAGTAAATATATCAAAGCATATAATTACCATGCACACTACAAATTTTCGGTGACCGACCGTGATTGGGTATCTGAGCTcccgttctttctctctctcccctttcagatcactttacctcccctttCCCTCTCCACCCAGCAtagcgtagcaaaccggatctttccctctggttaacctctctgcctttgccctttcttctctctctctcaaattttCTGTACATGTCAACCATGGCTTGGACCCCATTTTCTCTAAATACCGTTTTTGCCCTCCCTGGAAGCGGGGCAACTTAGTAAGCGTTTCACATAACGCCCCTAAACATGCAGGCTGAAAACTAAGGTTTAGGAAACTTAATTTAACCCCTAATTAATAGACACATCTCGAGAGTTAATTACCTGCATATCGCCCCTAACATTTCCCACATTTTCTTAAAATATAAACTTCATGagtaatgtattttttttttcacaataccgTGAAAACAGCCATATAACGTTTTTGAACGCTTGTAGTCGTATGAAGAGCTTCGCCTTAAAAACTTCTATATAACCTTAACTTAAAGCTGTTGCGATTTGATGTTGCCATCGGCTTGGATGCCAAGTGGAATGTAAGGATATTTGATTTGTTATTCGAAAAATTGCAGATGTTCACTCACTCCCTAGCGCGTTCACTCACTACCGCGGAGTGAACAGGTTCGACATATACAGGcactcttgttttttttctttcggtgctcctgcgcgcgcgagatcgcagaatgaatgaattaattattCGATCAATAAAACAGGGATGATGCAGCTCAGCTCGTTCTTGCTGTGCGCCTCGACGTGCGTGGTACTGGGATCCTTGTGCCACTGGACGGCAGCCGCACCTCAACACCCGCGATTCAACCCGCTGCTCGAACGCCAAGCTGAATCAACACCCCAGACACCACCAGCACCGCAGCCTCCGGCGCCGCCGCCGGGATGGTTCAACTTCCCAGGGGTCGGTGTGGTTGTGCCGACCTTCCAAGTTCCGAACTTCCAGTTCGCGGTCATCAACTGGACGTTTCCCGGGTTTCAGGTGTGTGTGGGAGCCTGCGTGTAAATCGATGTCGCTGCACAAAATAACCTCGAATATAGGGTAACCAAacaaaaatttggggggggggggggattagcgCGAACCGAAACTAAACCAGGAAGCattttatttatattcttttacactACAGAACGAAACCAGAAAGGATAAAATTACGGTTTTTGGTGCAGGTCGACCCTTTTTCAGTCATGTGGAAATGCACGAGGAGCTCCTGTCGTTGAGAACTGGAACGATCATTGTATGACGTTTTCAACGCTCGTCATGTGGTATTTAGGCTTTTTAGCAATGTACTCATGAGCGTTTATCATTAGTCACCGTCAATAAAACTAGTCACCGTCACCGCTATTCGACGGAGGTGGGAGACATAAGATCAGCGATGCAGGAAATTAACTCGGTGGTCGCTCAAACACGGGTATGTAAACTGAAGTACGTACTACAGAAAAGCTAAAGCACGAATTATGTAAACTGACCCTAAGCgactgggaaaaaaaaagaaaaacacaaacgcaatctttttttttttttttgcagtattcACACGAGCCGTTTTTAGCATTTACTTTGTTGGGTTAGCGTGACTGCTTCCGCAGCCATGTTTAGAGACGACCCCGGCATGTCGCGCACAAGTAAATATAGAAGAAACGtacggccattttttttttgttcttttctttaaaaagaaaggtaATACACGTGCCTTCAGGGTGCACGGAGAGAATCCCACCGTAGTTCGCAAAGCAAATCGTAATAAAAACTGAACTGCGTTATCAGCCAAGTCCTTACTCCGACGCCAGCCACAATTTCATTTCGAGAAAAAGCACGTAATATATAATACAGCTGGCGGTCAGAGAAGCCGCGTGTCTGTTATGACGCCTCCCCGCGTGAAAGCTGCAGCGTGTCCACAGGCATCCCTTTTCAAGCTCGCAGaatggcgtggcggtggcgccagAGTAATAGGAGAGCAGCATATATCAGAGGACTGCGTACCTTGGTGCGCGAGAGATCCGCTACGGCCTCGTATACCGAGAAAACAACCCCGACGACTCTGCAAAATGTGCAGCGTGACGCTAAAGTAAGGGGTTTCCGCGAAGTGCTGATGCTATATCACAAAACTAAGCTGccatgagacaaaaaaaaaacacattgtgGTAGCTTTAGGGTGCCTTGTGGCTCCGACAAAGCTGCACAGGTTTAATAACATGACTTTTTATTAGCCGTGAAATTGGCGCATACACTACAACTGCaaagaaaaatgaacaaaagCGCGAAGCTCCGGCCAATTCGTGTTCTTTGCCCCCTATTTGCCAGCTCAAGCAAGTTATGACTCGCGGGTACTTTCTTCCGATGCGGGTATGTGAAGCCGTTGCGGTAACTTTCATTTACGCCACTTTCTTCACCGTACTGGTTTGATAAAGAATTAGAGTTCTACAATAAAAGAGTCATGCTCCTCTCCAATCATTATTTTTCGATTTTGCAGATGGACATAAACCCACTAGAAGACGTGTTAACAGTTCTTTTTTTAGCTCCTCGACTCAACCGAAACTCAACAGATATTTGGCGATTTAAGAAGCACAGCAGTACGTAAAGCAAAATGCACGTTTATCCATTGTTCTGCGCTTTTCGAGGTGAAAACTATAATAGCCGCAGTCGGTCACGCTTGTTTCATGTCACGACAGTCATTTCAAGCATGCACTAGTGCTTAGCGCACAAAGCAAAAGTCACCATTATGAAGAATTAGGGGCAGGAAACAAAGGTGAAATTCCTACGTGCTGAATGAAGGGACACATGCCCACGCGCATGAAGAAAACGCATATGTTTTTGACCTCTCAAATGGGTGGGGTAACCGGAATGAAGACACAGAAGCACGGGCTTACTGTACGAGAAATATGCTACTGTACGAGAAATGCGCGAATAAAACATCCCTCCGTAAGGCATTTGAACCCTATAGTGCCCGTTTTTCGCGAGTTGCTCATCTAATGTGTCAAGACGAACCAGACCAATGGGATTAAAACAGCCGTCTACCCCACGCTTGTTGCTTCACTTTACAGACTCCCCAGGTAATTCAAGTTCCGTGGATGCCTCAGATGCCTCAGATGCCTCAAATGCCCCAGTTCAACTTCTCTGCACCCGGCTTCGGTATCCTACCAAGCATCCCAAGTCTTCCCGGACTTCCCGGACTTCCCGGACTTCCCGCTGTGCCTGCCATGCCAAGTTTTGTAGGCTTGTCTGGTGATATACCCGATGTTCCTGACATTCCCGATATCCCGGATATACCGGACATTCCAGATATCCCGAATGTCCCTGACGTTGTCGGTGGCACAGGTGCCTCACCGTCCATTCCCGTGCCTCAAGATCTGCCCCCGTCGGCGCCACTCGCAAGCGAGAAACTTGGAGACCACGGGTCGTCACAGTGAGCAGAAGGGCATGGAGCCAAGTGTTCCATGCACAGCGTTTTAATCGTAGTATTGCTGCTGTTAAACAGGAAGCCGCAACATGGTGAAAACGTAGTACATTATGCAAGCTACCTTGCAGGTGTTCTTATAACAAGGCAGGGAGTTTGTGTTCATGCAAAAGAGTGATGAACACCGCGCACCTGGACGCATGCACGCACCCCTCTCCCCggacacacacgcgcacagaaTGCGCCAAGATTGGCACCGAGGTGAAAACGAGCCAAGAATATTGTCATACAGATGCTAGATGCAATGAGCGTCCAACAATGAATGAAAAAGTTTATCTAAAGGGCAAGGAATTATGGAATCAGATCGCTTCCGTTCTTAAAAGCGAACTTTTGGGAGCTTGTGGTCCGAGATATATGCCAAATTGGAGTAACACTAGTtcacttgaaaaagaaagaaaaaactcgACATCACACATTCGCTCATCTTCGCATAATTGCCACAACAGCGGCATCCTTACGTCTGCATTTGCGCCTGAACAGCATATATAGTTCACTGCCTGGTTTCCTTCGTAGCACACGGGGCAACAACTTCTTTTGTTGCGCACCCCGTGTGAAGCAATAAACTTGTCATTTGACTATTAACATGATGGAATATTTTGCTGCCTTCTAAAGGGCACGACCTCAACTCGACAACTGTGCATGAGTTCCGGAGGAACCACGACACCGGCGTGACGCGCCACCTTTGAGATTTGTGGTTGTGCGCAGGCATCGGTACCTTGCAAGTCCTGCGAACCGTTCGATCTGACCTCATGTTCGCGTAAATTGTGCGCTGTCTTATACGTTGTATGAATTGTTCTTTACTTATAATTTCTACAAAACCGGTCTAGCCGTTACCAGCGTCGAAAGAATTTCAGCAATGGTTGCTTGGCTCACGAGAAAATAACTGGAAAAAATATCTGCATATGAATGGATGAAGTCAATGGAAAGCGTTTATGAAATAGAAGCATAACTTATCAATGCCGATGACGAATACGGAATAAGGCTTGGGAATATTTGAACACGATGCATGAAACCTTTCTTGAAATTCGTTCTTGGTTCTTTGGAGAAGTGTACAGTTCCCTGAGAAACCAACGATAATGCGAAGGAAGGTGTGCCACCTTCTGCTTGCGGTTCAGCGTGACCCTTATTTTACGGACGTGTATGTGTAACCCGAAAGAGTCTCATAGGCAGACTGCCCGATTCACTATGTCTGAGGCACTACCAGCACCTTCAACATTTTTGCGGAAGACCCACGTACGTAATTTTAACTTCTTCGCTGACAAAGCGTGCTTTTGATTGAATTTCATGCCCGAAGCAATAATTTTCGACAGAACTGGAATTCTCTTGCCTTGTCAAGAATTCCAGAATTTAACTAATATATCGGAAAAATTCATTACATATCTTGGAAATATTCGACATTTTGGAAAGTTGCCGAAGCTGAAGCTAAACcaaagcatacatacatacatacatacatacatacatacatacatacatacatacatacatacatacatacatacatacatacatacatacatacatacatacatacatacatacatacatacatacatacatacatacataccataAAAACCCGATTAAACCATAGTGTGACGTATGAAAAACATTGCGAATTCAACTTTTTTCCCCAGAGACTTCAATCAGTTCTTACAACAGTCTCCAGTTGCATAAGCACCTGACATACGATGTAGCACCTCATCAGCGCGCGGAGTCTTGACCATGTCGGTATCTCTCAAATTCACAAGCTAAAGAAAGCGTCGTTTGTGTGGATGAGGATCAGTGCGAATGTTGACTCTCATGGCGACTCCGCAGTTTTCAAGACATTACACTTATATTCTAATATTTGTTGTCGAATAACTAGAGGCTGTGTACGGAGTTTCGTCGCTACTGCAGGCTTGAGGACACGCGTTGTTGCACATCATGAACGCCGCTTTTGGCCAGGCCCAGCACGATGGAGAAAAGGTTAACGAAGCTGTTTTGAAACGCGCTTGCATGTAATCATGTCAGCGTGGAGCCTTCAATGTTGAGCGTCGAGATCTGAATGGGGTCCTTGCCCGAAGGCCATGtccttttttaatgcgaaagcattatatggctcatgaggcagaaaatccatCGTTGGCGTGACCACACGATAGTCCAAAAagctacgaaccctcgacctttggtgagagtcgaacccacgccctttggtgttaattaaggcgaaggtaattaaggtagagttaattacgGCACTCGAACCCCTATCCTTTGatgttaaggtgaagttaatcaATACGAAGTTAATTAAGGAACAGTTAATTAAGCCACTCCAACCCACGATCTTTGCTTGGAGTCGAACCAAcgaccttcggtgttaattaaggcgcagttaaATTAAGATGACTGAAAGAGCATAGGCATCGCGCGGTacgtggtcgcaatgctttcgcattcatccacataGGGATAACTAAGCGCCCTTCAATTTTTTCGTCACATGGAAAGCGATTGCTGTGACTGCTGCATCTTGGAATCGTGCTGATGGTTATCAACCTTTCACGGATTATATAAGGAGATACAAACACTTTCTGGGTCCATAGATAGAGGCTAGGAATGGGTCCCTTTGCCACTTACTCAAAAGCAAGGCAGCTCATTGTAGATACAGCGGCAAGGAAGACATAAAGATCAAAAACAATGTTGTACAAAAATGTACACTATACGAAAGGAGCGAATACAACTACAGGAGGACGAGAGGTATGCTAAGCGACCACGCCACACACGCAAGAGCGACGCGCCACGGGAATACGAGCTAGGCAAGGTAAAATTGCGGCGGGCATTGTTGGCAGTCATATGAGATGGACAATGATATGCGCCTAAagtgacactaaagagaaatattATTTAAGTTAAAAGTAAATTACCCTTATACACTATCAAAAAGCCATTCTTACCTTGATAAGAGATTTGCCAagccaaaaaaacaaaaaaacaaaagaacgcgaCAATGCGCGTCATGACGCCGCCTTGCATGAAGGTCCCGCCCCAGTTCACTGACATGGATTTTGGCGGTGTCGGCTCGGGTCTTCGTTAACTATTTTTATGTAAAGACGCACTGCTTTGGtgttctaaaagagccaaagactgaacataGCAGGCTTCGAGAACTGTGCAAGGGTTGCGCTAAAATGCAAGGCCTGATTGAGGCACACAAAGACACATACGGGAGCGCGCTAGCAACCAACGTTTATTGAAAATTCGCCTGTCCATACACATCGTATATGTAGTTGACACCTGATATGTGCACTTGACGCACGCTATCTTTCTGCTGCGCTTAAGAAGCGCATTTCTTTTCGGGACAACAAAATACCCGAATCCTCTACTCTCGCGCCTGCGCTTATAGAGCAAGCGCACTTAGGCCCAAACAATGatacgttcctttccttcgaccgcttcctaaccttacgtgaggcctccttacagcgaaggaccgatggcgGAAGCACGCGTACTCACGTAAGgaacggttgccgcatgcctgggttcgagaggatctcttaaaagctttacgcgaacacaaTTATTCAATAAATATATGTTGTATGGTCGCAAAATTTTTAAATGGAAGTGCTAATATAGAGACGCGtgcacgctttcttctagtttcgTTTACTAAACGCAAGAAAGTACCACATTATAGCGCAACATTTTATGGGCTCTGAGCAACGCTGGTACTCCGGCGTCTTGCAACGCCTATATAGCAACGCCTATATAGGAACCCTACTCATACCGAACGTGCGACTGAAATGAACATGCCTgacaagacgtaccgtgctcgcgcttctctgCAGGTGAGCGACAGCGCGTtagcgcaagcaaacgtcacgtggctaagcagtcaggtgaagcgctcgttcagggctaggggcggcgtaaggacgcatgaaggtacactcttagacaaaggtacaccctttggggtgtacatctgccacacaacaataatcgtcatctgccttgcttgcgtttcctttattgaaaacaccgcgcccgctactttcctgtcgggaatgctatgccatgctgataacgtgcatgctgttcgttactgggaagtaccgggctcgcagcgttaaagggaccctgaaacgcttttgacgattttctacaaacgtattgagtcgttagagtaggtccttctgatcattaattgacacatctaagtgctctgcgtaaagcgtgtaatttattataaggttttaaatatgcacatcgctgccgatcgcagcacactgctcggcggaattttaagccgcccctacccatatgaccggaatcacccatacgacgtcagtggggcgagctatccgattggctgacaagggcgcgtggtcgataatttttccaattttctggtaaacaaatgatcttcgtaatagttggaatgttagttaatttgtttttatgaaaagaaagtaacataaagagaatgcacaagaataatttttcagtacacttaagcacttccggcacacagcgtgtgtcgtctgcttgtgttacaacgtattccattttgaagagagctccgcggtcagagtcggtctcagtcttttcgcgagcactatgattcgactttgttgccttgcggactgtaaacgtagcgactggcaatatgtcaagctgcgacatcgtgtccctctgcaaggcagcgtacgagcgaactggctgctgcgcatcggactgccgctatccgatcggcgccaggatttgcgcgtttgtggccgtcactttacaccggaagattactaacgcaatagcgtttcccgagtccggtattaggaaaaacgcaagcgcaaggggacagagtctggccgcttgactttgccgtaacgggatgagccatgagatgagcagaagggcaaatgcgaatggtctgcatggtgcagccacctggtggcacagagctcaaccatacacagtagcagcaacgaagtgtattcttctttgctgctggtgtgtatttttcgcaggagtgtaatcatgaacacgttgtttttataaatgttttaaatgttttacacttggttagagcaatattagcgctttgtttggctggttaagctctgcaccaacaagtgtatggaccgtgcagaccgatcaggccgctcaagtacgtctacgctaaagttccttcatcagcttgagtatatgcctacagtcatttgccgaaatgaccagcttgtctgtggttaccggaatacaagacatgttcggcgctacgacagaatgctcgcaacgcacgctgcttcgatagctctcgcttggggacgacggccaagcggctagcggagcggtctcgcgcgggcgggggcgggctccaaaacaaccggaagtggacgatgtgacgtcgcatcgtgacgctgaaccagtgaaggcggagcttagccccgctcgctcggcgagcgagttgaggaggaaaagcatggctagggaggagggtagcttctaatcgcttgtagctccattaatacgtaacgcttcacttaaattgtggtgcgaatgttctacttaagctgtaccctacgcgtctacaaaatttgtccaaaccgtttcaggggccctttaagggccgatttacgctcgagccgcccatcgccgcaagccgcaccgcacgcgtgcggtcgcgcaaagattgcacgtatcaaacacgtgtgcacaaatttcggtttacaatgtgcaaggtatacactgtgcacacagtgtaaatggtaatttgtgcacaagtgcttgaTACGTGCAATTTTCCGCGCGACCGCAAGCATGCactgcggcttgcggcgatgggcggctcgagcgtaaatcggccctaagggttacgctcgagccgcccatcgccgtaagccgcaccgcacgcttgcggttgcGGGAAAAATTGCACATATTCAggacttgtgcacaaattaccatttacactgtgcacacagtgtataccttacacattgttaACCGAAATTTGtacacaagtgtttgatacgtgcaatctttcgcgcgaccgcacgcgtgcggtgcggcttgcggcgatgggcggctcgagcgtaaacaggccctaaagaaagaaaatgtggacaagacagatagcgattatcgttgtgtggcaagatacgacccaaagggtgtaattctGTTTTAGAGTGTAGCTTCGGAGCTACCTTACGCTGAAGAAGCACCAAGGAAACTTTCACTGAGGGCCCCTCAGtataaggaagctttcagagtgacataaggtggcctcaccgcaatgaaggcctccttactgaggtaaggaaggtttcattgtttggccctcaATCTCAACTCCCGTCAACATCTGTCGGCACGGCCCGCGCAGGGGCTGCGGGTTTGTGGCGGGACAGCTGACGACAAAGTCACAACGAGTGAACCTCGAGCGAATACCGGCGGCAGTCGTGAGACGAGCGCTACCACGGCCGCACGTCTGCACTTGGTTCCGCCAGTTCCTGCACGCCCTGCAAAACATTCATGGGTACATACCACCTACGAGCGCTGCATACATTTCTCGCGTACTCTTTGTGGCAGCAGATTGCTGCACCTCGAGGAAAGCGGAAAATAACCCCAGTCATTGCACTCTGTTGACAGATGCCCGTATGTATACTAGGTAACGCAattctccctccctccccccctctctctctctcttatcctGCTAT encodes the following:
- the LOC142571779 gene encoding uncharacterized protein LOC142571779 — its product is MMQLSSFLLCASTCVVLGSLCHWTAAAPQHPRFNPLLERQAESTPQTPPAPQPPAPPPGWFNFPGVGVVVPTFQVPNFQFAVINWTFPGFQTPQVIQVPWMPQMPQMPQMPQFNFSAPGFGILPSIPSLPGLPGLPGLPAVPAMPSFVGLSGDIPDVPDIPDIPDIPDIPDIPNVPDVVGGTGASPSIPVPQDLPPSAPLASEKLGDHGSSQ